From Clostridia bacterium, the proteins below share one genomic window:
- a CDS encoding ribonuclease J, whose protein sequence is MALGGLHEIGKNLYVFEYENDMIIVDVGLEFPDQDMLGIDVVIPDFTYLLNNREKIRGIIITHGHEDHIGGLPYLMKELDTTIYSTRMTQGLIEAKFVEHGLKGKVNMNTVKAGDVIKLGCFEVEFITVNHSIPDAVALAIKTPVGTLVHTGDFKIDTTPTQGEMIDLARFGDLGNEGVLALLMDSTNAERPGYTMSERRVSQSLENIFKNAEGKRIIIATFSSNVYRVQQIIDIAAALGRKVALSGRSMVNVTAIAEQLGYIKLPAGVLLDINALDKYPKDQTVIITTGSQGETMSALYRMAYSDHRKVVVSEDDLIVLSSNPIPGNEKFVTNIVNELMKLGCSVVYESLAEVHTSGHACQEELKLMLGLVKPKFYIPVHGEYKHLKKAQMLGESMGIPTENIIIADNGKVIELTPDSAVIKGEVQTGSVFVDGTSVGDVGAIVMRERRQLASDGLIVVAVSVDKQTGYLMCEPEIISRGFVYMRESEELLGQLKELVVECVTRNATIGVHDYNALKTVVRDELSKAIFKQSKRTPMIIPVIARV, encoded by the coding sequence ATGGCGCTCGGCGGACTGCACGAGATCGGCAAGAATCTGTACGTATTCGAGTATGAGAACGATATGATAATCGTCGACGTAGGGCTCGAGTTTCCCGATCAGGATATGCTCGGCATAGACGTCGTCATCCCCGACTTTACCTATCTTCTCAACAACCGCGAAAAGATCCGCGGCATAATCATCACCCACGGCCACGAAGACCACATCGGCGGCCTGCCTTATCTGATGAAGGAGCTGGATACGACTATCTACTCCACCAGAATGACGCAGGGGCTCATCGAGGCGAAGTTCGTCGAGCACGGGCTGAAGGGCAAAGTCAATATGAACACCGTAAAGGCGGGCGACGTCATAAAGCTCGGCTGCTTTGAAGTCGAGTTCATCACCGTCAACCACTCGATCCCGGACGCCGTCGCGCTTGCGATAAAGACTCCGGTCGGAACGCTCGTCCACACCGGCGACTTCAAGATCGACACCACCCCGACGCAGGGCGAAATGATAGACCTCGCGCGCTTCGGCGACCTCGGAAACGAGGGCGTCCTCGCACTGCTGATGGATTCCACGAACGCCGAACGCCCCGGTTATACGATGAGCGAGCGCCGCGTCAGTCAGTCGCTCGAAAACATCTTCAAAAACGCCGAGGGCAAGCGTATCATAATCGCGACGTTTTCCTCGAACGTCTACCGCGTGCAGCAGATAATCGACATCGCCGCCGCGCTTGGCAGAAAGGTCGCGCTTTCCGGCAGGAGCATGGTCAACGTGACCGCCATAGCCGAACAGCTCGGCTACATCAAGCTGCCCGCGGGCGTCCTGCTCGATATAAACGCTCTTGATAAGTATCCGAAGGATCAGACGGTGATAATCACCACCGGGTCCCAGGGCGAAACGATGTCTGCGCTTTACAGAATGGCGTATTCCGACCACCGCAAGGTAGTTGTTTCGGAGGACGATCTGATCGTGCTTTCCTCCAACCCGATCCCCGGCAACGAGAAATTCGTCACGAACATAGTCAACGAGCTGATGAAGCTCGGCTGCTCGGTCGTCTACGAATCGCTCGCGGAGGTGCACACCTCCGGCCACGCCTGCCAGGAGGAGCTCAAGCTTATGCTCGGACTCGTAAAGCCGAAGTTCTACATCCCGGTGCACGGCGAATACAAGCATCTGAAAAAGGCGCAGATGCTCGGCGAAAGCATGGGCATACCGACCGAGAACATAATCATCGCCGATAACGGGAAGGTGATCGAGCTGACGCCCGACTCCGCCGTTATCAAAGGCGAAGTTCAGACCGGCAGCGTCTTCGTGGACGGCACGAGCGTCGGCGACGTAGGCGCGATAGTTATGCGCGAACGCAGGCAGCTCGCGTCGGACGGTCTCATCGTCGTCGCGGTCTCCGTCGACAAGCAGACGGGATATCTGATGTGCGAGCCGGAGATAATCAGCCGCGGCTTCGTCTATATGCGCGAGTCTGAGGAGCTGCTCGGGCAGCTCAAGGAGCTTGTCGTCGAATGCGTAACGCGCAACGCGACGATAGGCGTCCACGACTACAATGCGTTGAAAACCGTTGTGCGCGACGAGCTTTCGAAGGCGATATTCAAACAGAGCAAGCGCACGCCGATGATCATTCCGGTCATCGCAAGGGTATAA
- a CDS encoding helix-turn-helix transcriptional regulator, with protein MAEISNNDRLILFFCAVPDDVMKCWDQYAADSHRILFFARGGAELSVNGENVTVEERTIVFLRDTDLCEFPQEWREGSAKQHIECYTAFIGSVHYDSVKRLLNEQQAFEAYEASGIPPVFKLDDIQCDKIIREMKDFNQSDDVSAVDHLNVTRLLAARLYYSFVVRGNKPAARFADAPDWFNDYYELIGKPQVFTLPFEEIVALSGKTREHLSRVFKSRTGVNISDFIVSKRINYACVLLRDEKATLQDVIAKCGFTNTGTFYSNFKKKTGESPERYRKTLLAAESIGGGKKRTYGE; from the coding sequence ATGGCGGAAATATCAAATAACGACAGGCTTATACTGTTTTTCTGCGCAGTGCCTGACGATGTAATGAAATGCTGGGATCAGTATGCGGCCGACAGCCACAGGATACTCTTTTTCGCCCGCGGCGGCGCGGAGCTATCGGTAAACGGAGAGAACGTGACGGTCGAAGAGAGAACGATCGTCTTTCTGAGAGATACCGATCTTTGCGAGTTCCCGCAGGAATGGCGCGAAGGCTCCGCGAAGCAGCATATCGAGTGTTACACGGCGTTTATAGGAAGCGTGCATTATGATTCCGTGAAACGGCTTCTCAACGAGCAGCAGGCGTTCGAGGCATACGAGGCTTCGGGCATACCGCCGGTTTTTAAGCTTGACGACATCCAGTGCGATAAGATAATACGCGAGATGAAGGACTTCAATCAGTCGGACGATGTTTCGGCTGTAGACCATCTCAACGTCACGCGCCTGCTTGCCGCAAGGCTCTATTATTCGTTCGTAGTCAGGGGCAACAAGCCCGCGGCGCGTTTTGCGGATGCGCCGGACTGGTTCAACGACTACTACGAGTTGATCGGTAAGCCGCAGGTGTTTACGCTCCCGTTTGAAGAGATAGTCGCGCTGTCTGGCAAGACGAGGGAACATCTTTCCCGCGTTTTCAAAAGCCGGACCGGCGTAAACATCTCGGATTTTATCGTATCAAAGCGCATAAACTACGCCTGCGTTCTGCTCCGCGACGAGAAGGCGACTTTGCAGGACGTCATAGCAAAATGCGGCTTCACCAATACCGGAACGTTTTACAGCAACTTCAAGAAGAAGACGGGAGAGTCTCCCGAACGCTACCGCAAGACGCTTTTGGCGGCGGAATCCATCGGAGGCGGAAAAAAGCGTACATACGGCGAATGA